The following are encoded together in the Salarias fasciatus unplaced genomic scaffold, fSalaFa1.1, whole genome shotgun sequence genome:
- the LOC115384437 gene encoding alpha-tectorin-like: MSGPLYPINGRRSSRSDDGNSPRIHLSQPFVYFGHSYSQIYVNHNGHLTFTGPWRSFTPQRFPINGSRDVIAPFWTDIDNRERGQIIYKEHRSGHILQQATQDVNQYFPGLNFQAVSVFVATWYEVAYYPRTSTVTTFQAVLISGGRYSFVLMNYGAIDRTNLSIQIGYDTVHSVHHHSIPFYFGTDADGRVFQQRSNVNVPGRFAFRTDSGTSGCAFDGVPVQLGDSFWSDGTCAERCTCTSEGLQCQSQPCSFSQICRPAAFQFSCQTIQRRTCTIVGDPHYYTFDNQVFHFQGTCTYVLSEQCGSALPYYRVEGKNEHRGSTRVSWVRLVKVFVYDEVIELVKGHRGKAKVNGDFVSTPISLNNGTVQVYQSGFFVVINTDFGLEVSYDTNHHVRISVPLNYRNSTCGLCGNFNNRPEDDFRTRQGEIVSSDVDFANSWRASGDDEPSCNVRCGGLDCSGCTAEQTELYSTTAHCGIIQSSSGPFAACHQQHPPQRFVESCVYDLCVGGGYQPFLCQAIEAYATQCQQNGVQVSWRRPGFCEIPCPANSHFESQGTGCPPTCVNPNFTEDCPLPARESCVCNAGYVLSAGVCVPHAECGCSFEGRYYSSGETVILREDCGRRCSCSYGSMTCSSHACGPHESCSVEEGERGCRPNSYATCWIRGPGSYQTFDKLTYRYPGACRLTLAKVMGTSSHPHFMVTAEKVPRVREGFIRILNFEAEGTQISIEMSMFSHVQVDSQLIKLPYSSASNRIQIYHSSLHSVTLRTSFGVTVQTVWPHFVQVTAPSVYAGSLGGLCGNYNGHPRDDFHTPNGVLVNISQAFGDSWRDGSLSAHCVENLDEDTKNNHNVSEYCGILTSPQGPFAPCWSTVDPHQQVHVCEQIIQGSEDPASKVCEVLRDYALMCQQNGVVLEEWRNVTGCELACPANSHYELCGDSCPSACPSLSFPFTCNTQCQEGCQCDDGFVLNGNQCVPPTSCGCYHQGRYRHGGEQFNDGEECQSLCTCNGTTGTVHCVPSSCGPQESCRVVEGVFGCHPKPHGTCYASGDPHYKTFDGMKYDFQGTCRYILAKDCNATGLRQFSVEAKNEPWNGQLVSVTAEVFVKVWGYEVRMSRNNRGMVEVDGIITNLPVVLNGSRVTIFVSGSRTFVNADFGLSVTFDGRSTVFITLPSDFRGKTCGLCGNFNGNSSDDFDAPSGTVTSPDEFGAAWKVAGNYSCSDGCGSSCPRCTDEQPARDQCQVIRAADGPFSFCHDQVDPAPFFSDCVFDVCVSGSGGPDLLCQAIEAYVSACQSANVPIFPWRQNTTCRLDCPANSHYELCGTDCGHTCASSPDATCEHVCSEGCFCDEGFLRSGTQCVPMESCGCQYDGFYYNAGDSFWTDGCSQRCKCHAPNDLRCSAASCILDQRCTIKNGLLGCFDAMSTCTVWGDPHYVSFDGALSHFQGTCSYIITKSVRHRANETQFRVIGTNNHRGNNLVSFVSAVDVYLSNHPESVHVRIGPNRRVKINGSAVSLPTIAGTLAQLERQGNFIVVNAGDLVVQFDGQSTLLVRTAENRKNRLTGMCGNANNDPADDKAFPNGTLAVNDDEFGHSWKASTSQPRCGSTDERITDQLSDLTNVEGYSALCSIITNTSGPFAACHPHSDPRPFFSSCVYDLCLYTTANGMLCSAVAAYERTCAVAGVNVSEWRSGLSCAESDPCEQLDCVEHEWCGQKNGVYGCFCDEHHHRPNNESYDSSVTCVSSSGTMSVSRCQLFEAGFPFTVLHLQDDSCNGTLENGRLVFRFDNSDQLCGTVLRSNGTHFMYENVIKGDIDSHGGLISRQRSINLRFCCEYPLTQALSMAVGINPVESIVGKKLPAGRGLYQTKMLPYYDAEFRQPFASNRNATIELDQELYVEVQSEGVDASQLSTILDSCWATPVNVADHPVRWDLLISQCPNPADGTVDVIQNGVSTVSRFSFRMFTFTNYTSIYLHCHVHLCLLQHNNCTTNCYPGYSHRRSRRDVSYHDSTAISVGPLTLKRDKRGLVVRAQSAVAQATPAHVAAAAAALLGTVLMATVVLWVKRKIQQKKN; encoded by the exons ATGTCCG GACCTCTGTACCCGATAAATGGAAGACGAAGTTCACGATCGGACGATGGCAATTCGCCTCGGATTCATCTCAGCCAACCATTTGTTTACTTCGGACATTCGTACTCACAGATTTAT GTGAACCATAACGGACACCTGACCTTCACCGGCCCGTGGAGAAGTTTCACGCCTCAACGCTTCCCGATCAATGGATCAAGAGACGTCATCGCTCCGTTTTGGACAGACATAGACAACCGTGAAAGAGGTCAGATCATCTACAAAGAACACAGAAGTGGCCACATTCTCCAACAAGCTACGCAGGACGTCAATCAGTATTTCCCGGGGCTGAACTTCCAAGCCGTCTCGGTGTTTGTAGCAACCTGGTACGAGGTGGCTTATTATCCAAGAACATCAACTGTGA CCACATTTCAGGCAGTCCTGATTTCTGGTGGACGGTACTCATTTGTGCTCATGAATTATGGGGCAATAGACAGGACGAATCTCAGCATACAG ATTGGGTACGACACAGTCCATTCAGTTCATCATCACTCCATCCCCTTCTACTTTGGCACTGATGCCGATGGGAGGGTTTTCCAACAGAGAAGCAACGTGAATGTCCCCGGTCGCTTTGCCTTCCGGACAGACTCTGGAACGAGTGGCTGTGCTTTTGATG gtgtGCCGGTGCAGCTGGGCGACTCCTTCTGGAGCGACGGGACGTGTGCGGAGAGGTGCACGTGCACATCAGAAGGCCTGCAGTGTCAAAGCCAGCCCTGCTCCTTTTCCCAGATCTGTCGGCCCGCCGCCTTTCAGTTCTCCTGCCAGACGATACAGAGACGCACGTGCACCATCGTCGGCGATCCCCATTACTACACCTTCGACAACCAAGTCTTTCACTTTCAGGGCACGTGCACTTATGTCCTCTCTGAGCAGTGTGGCAGTGCGCTGCCATATTACAGAGTCGAAGGCAAAAATGAGCACAGGGGAAGTACCAGAGTGTCTTGGGTTCGACTGGTCAAAGTGTTTGTCTACGATGAAGTCATCGAGTTGGTCAAAGGACATCGTGGCAAAGCGAAG GTTAACGGGGACTTTGTGTCAACTCCAATCTCTCTCAATAATGGCACAGTGCAGGTTTATCAGTCAGGTTTTTTCGTGGTCATCAACACTGACTTTGGCTTGGAGGTGTCTTATGACACCAATCATCATGTCCGGATCAGCGTGCCCCTCAATTACCGAAACTCCACGTGTGGCCTGTGTGGAAATTTCAACAATCGTCCCGAAGACGACTTCCGAACCCGTCAGGGTGAGATCGTGAGCTCGGATGTGGATTTCGCCAACAGCTGGAGAGCGTCCGGAGATGACGAGCCCAGCTGTAATGTCCGATGTGGAGGTCTGGACTGCTCTGGCTGCACAGCTGAGCAGACGGAGCTCTACAGCACCACTGCCCATTGTGGCATCATTCAGAGCAGCTCAGGACCTTTTGCTGCCTGCCATCAACAACATCCCCCCCAGAGGTTTGTGGAGAGTTGTGTGTATGATCTGTGTGTAGGAGGAGGGTACCAGCCTTTTCTCTGTCAAGCCATTGAAGCCTACGCCACTCAGTGCCAACAAAACGGTGTACAAGTAAgctggaggagacctggcttcTGTG AAATTCCCTGCCCAGCCAACAGCCACTTTGAATCCCAAGGCACTGGATGTCCACCGACTTGCGTCAATCCCAATTTCACCGAAGACTGCCCCCTTCCTGCCCGAGAGAGCTGCGTCTGCAATGCGGGCTACGTCCTCAGCGCTGGAGTCTGCGTTCCTCATGCCGAGTGCGGTTGCAGCTTCGAAGGCCGCTACTACAGCTCTGGGGAAACTGTGATACTCCGCGAGGACTGtgggagacgctgcagctgcagttacGGCTCCATGACTTGCAGCTCTCACGCTTGTGGCCCGCATGAatcctgcagcgtggaggaaggagagcgaGGATGCCGACCAAATAGCTATGCGACGTGTTGGATAAGGGGCCCGGGGTCCTACCAGACATTCGACAAACTGACCTACCGATATCCCGGAGCATGCCGATTGACCCTCGCAAAAGTAATGGGGACGTCGAGCCACCCGCACTTTATGGTTACTGCAGAAAAGGTGCCGAGGGTCAGGGAGGGTTTCATCCGGATTTTAAACTTTGAGGCAGAGGGAACACAAATCTCCATAGAGATGTCAATGTTCAGTCATGTTCAG GTCGACAGTCAGCTGATCAAACTGCCCTACAGCTCTGCATCCAACCGGATCCAAATCTATCACAGCAGCCTCCACAGTGTCACCCTTCGCACCTCCTTTGGCGTGACCGTGCAGACCGTTTGGCCTCACTTTGTCCAGGTCACTGCGCCAAGCGTCTATGCTGGTTCACTCGGTGGACTCTGTGGTAATTACAATGGTCACCCTCGTGATGACTTCCACACGCCCAACGGTGTGCTGGTCAACATTTCTCAGGCGTTTGGGGACAGCTGGAGAGATGGCTCCCTGTCCGCACACTGTGTGGAAAATCTGGATGAAGATACCAAGAATAATCACAACGTCAGTGAGTACTGTGGCATTCTCACCTCGCCGCAAGGACCTTTTGCGCCGTGTTGGTCGACGGTGGACCCACACCAGcaggtgcatgtgtgtgagcagatCATTCAGGGATCTGAGGATCCGGCATCGAAGGTGTGTGAGGTTCTCCGAGATTATGCACTCATGTGTCAACAGAACGGTGTTGTCCTGGAAGAGTGGAGGAATGTGACAGGCTGTG AGTTGGCCTGCCCTGCAAACAGTCATTATGAACTCTGTGGAGACTCCTGCCCTTCTGCCTGCCCCAGCCTCTCTTTCCCCTTCACCTGCAACACTCAGTGTCAAGAGGGCTGCCAGTGTGATGACGGTTTTGTCCTCAATGGGAACCAGTGTGTGCCGCCTACATCCTGTGGATGCTATCATCAAGGACGCTATCGGCACGGCGGCGAGCAATTCAATGATGGCGAGGAATGCCAGAGCTTGTGCACATGTAACGGCACAACTGGGACTGTTCACTGTGTCCCCAGCTCCTGCGGTCCTCAGGAGTCCTGTCGTGTGGTGGAGGGCGTCTTTGGCTGCCACCCCAAACCCCACGGCACCTGCTACGCCTCCGGAGACCCTCACTACAAAACCTTTGACGGCATGAAATATGACTTTCAGGGAACCTGCCGCTACATCCTGGCAAAAGACTGCAATGCGACCGGGCTCCGTCAGTTTTCTGTGGAAGCTAAGAATGAGCCGTGGAATGGCCAGCTGGTTTCAGTAACagctgaggtttttgtgaaagTCTGGGGGTATGAAGTGCGCATGTCAAGAAACAATCGGGGCATGGTGGAG GTGGATGGAATAATAACAAACTTGCCAGTGGTCTTGAATGGAAGTCGCGTCACTATCTTTGTTTCTGGGTCTCGAACATTCGTCAATGCTGATTTTGGCCTGAGTGTCACTTTCGACGGACGCTCCACGGTGTTCATCACTCTGCCCTCCGACTTCAG aggaaaaacatgtGGACTTTGTGGAAACTTCAATGGAAACAGCAGCGACGATTTCGACGCACCATCTGGAACAGTCACATCTCCAGATGAATTCGGGGCCGCCTGGAAGGTGGCGGGTAATTACAGCTGCAGTGACGGCTGTGGCTCTTCCTGCCCACGGTGTACCGacgaacagcctgccagagaccAGTGCCAGGTGATCCGAGCAGCCGACGGCCCCTTCAGCTTCTGCCACGACCAGGTGGACCCAGCGCCATTTTTCAGTGACTGCGTGTTCGACGTATGCGTGTCAGGGAGCGGGGGTCCCGATCTTTTGTGCCAAGCCATCGAGGCTTACGTCAGTGCCTGTCAGTCTGCTAATGTTCCAATCTTCCCGTGGAGACAGAACACCACATGca GACTGGACTGTCCGGCTAACAGTCACTATGAGCTGTGTGGTACCGACTGTGGGCACACCTGTGCCAGCAGCCCCGATGCCACCTGTGAGCATGTTTGCTCTGAGGGATGCTTCTGTGATGAAGGCTTCCTGAGGAGTGGGACGCAGTGTGTTCCTATGGAAAGCTGCGGCTGCCAGTATGACGGCTTCTACTACAAT GCTGGAGACTCCTTCTGGACAGACGGCTGCTCCCAGAGGTGCAAATGTCATGCTCCCAATGAcctgcgctgctctgctgcgTCTTGCATCTTAGACCAACGCTGCACCATCAAAAACGGTCTTCTGGGCTGCTTTGATGCAATGTCGACTTGCACCGTGTGGGGAGATCCACACTATGTCAGCTTTGATGGAGCGCTGAGTCATTTCCAGGGCACATGCTCTTACATTATTACCAAGAGTGTCCGGCACCGCGCCAACGAAACCCAGTTTAGAGTGATAGGAACCAATAACCACCGTGGCAACAACCTTGTGTCATTTGTATCAGCAGTGGATGTTTACCTCTCAAACCACCCTGAGAGCGTGCATGTCAGGATTGGACCCAACAGGAGAGTAAAG ATAAATGGAAGTGCGGTGTCTCTTCCCACCATTGCAGGGACCTTAGCTCAGCTGGAACGGCAGGGAAACTTCATAGTGGTCAATGCCGGGGACTTGGTTGTCCAGTTCGACGGTCAGAGTACTCTGCTCGTCAGAACGGCCGAGAACCGCAAGAACAGACTCACGGGGATGTGCGGGAACGCCAACAATGATCCAGCAGATGACAAAGCGTTTCCCAACGGCACTCTGGCAGTGAACGACGATGAGTTTGGACACAGCTGGAAGGCATCCACAAGCCAACCAAG ATGTGGATCCACTGATGAGAGAATCACCGATCAGCTGAGTGACCTCACCAACGTGGAAGGATACTCTGCGCTCTGCAGCATCATCACCAACACCAGCGGCCCCTTCGCCGCCTGCCACCCACACTCGGACCCTCGACCGTTCTTCAGCTCCTGCGTCTATGACCTCTGCCTCTACACCACAGCCAATGGCATGCTGTGTTCTGCAGTGGCCGCTTACGAGAGAACCTGCGCCGTGGCGGGAGTGAACGTCTCCGAGTGGCGCTCTGGATTGTCCTGTG CCGAGTCAGATCCCTGTGAGCAGCTGGACTGTGTAGAACATGAGTGGTGTGGCCAGAAGAACGGCGTGTATGGCTGCTTCTGTGACGAACACCACCATCGGCCCAACAATGAGAGCTATG ATTCGTCCGTCACTTGTGTGAGCAGCTCAGGCACCATGTCTGTGTCCCGCTGTCAGCTGTTTGAGGCTGGTTTCCCCTTCACCGTCCTGCACCTTCAAGATGACTCCTGCAACGGGACGCTTGAGAACGGACGCCTGGTGTTCCGCTTTGACAACAGCGACCAGCTGTGTGGGACTGTCCTCAGG AGCAATGGAACCCACTTCATGTACGAGAACGTCATAAAAGGAGACATAGATTCTCACGGAGGTCTGATCAGCCGCCAGAGGAGCATCAATCTGCGGTTCTGCTGTGAATACCCTCTGACTCAAGCCCTGTCCATGGCTGTGGGAATCAACCCGGTAGAAAG CATCGTTGGGAAGAAGCTCCCGGCCGGCCGGGGACTGTATCAGACTAAGATGCTGCCCTACTACGACGCCGAGTTCCGTCAACCCTTCGCCAGCAACAGGAATGCAACGATAGAATTGGACCAGGAGCTGTATGTGGAAGTGCAGTCCGAAGGGGTCGATGCCAGCCAGCTCTCCACCATCCTGGACTCATGCTGGGCCACACCCGTCAACGTTGCTGACCACCCTGTCCGCTGGGATCTCCTCATTTCACA GTGTCCTAATCCAGCAGATGGGACCGTAGACGTGATCCAGAACGGCGTCTCCACCGTGTCCCGTTTCTCCTTCAGGATGTTCACCTTCACCAACTACACCTCCATCTACCTGCACTGCCATGTGCACCTGTGCCTGTTGCAGCACAACAACTGCACCACG AACTGCTACCCGGGTTACAGCCACCGGCGATCTCGGAGGGACGTGTCCTACCACGACTCGACGGCCATCTCGGTCGGACCGCTCACCCTGAAACGGGACAAAAGAG GCTTGGTGGTTCGTGCACAGAGTGCTGTGGCCCAAGCGACGCCGGCCcacgtggcggcggcggcggcggccctgcTCGGCACCGTCCTGATGGCCACAGTTGTGCTCTGGGTGAAAAGAAAGATCCAACAGAAAAAGAACTGA